A genomic region of Candidatus Bathyarchaeum sp. contains the following coding sequences:
- a CDS encoding restriction endonuclease, protein MSRLTLAELAQKYFRQNGYQTEKDAIMEGTSGITHKFDLIIRRGKEKRSVWIKDWNRTVGVNMIINIDNASEDVGYPKPIIIAEKFSGHAKAYANRRSITLLSKQQILRQLG, encoded by the coding sequence ATGAGTCGACTAACACTAGCAGAGCTTGCCCAGAAATATTTCAGGCAAAACGGTTACCAAACAGAAAAAGACGCAATCATGGAAGGCACATCAGGCATAACTCACAAATTTGACTTAATTATCAGGCGCGGAAAAGAAAAACGCTCAGTTTGGATCAAAGACTGGAACCGGACAGTCGGAGTCAACATGATAATAAACATCGACAACGCATCAGAGGACGTGGGCTACCCTAAACCCATAATCATCGCAGAAAAATTCAGTGGACACGCAAAAGCCTATGCAAACCGGCGAAGCATTACGTTGTTATCTAAACAACAAATTCTGAGACAACTAGGCTAA
- a CDS encoding DUF4443 domain-containing protein — translation MILLEIIEKITQKIAPGPSPSFNEAHIVKVLEIINDEKNVGRIKLSKELGLGEGATRTLLKRLKNEGLTQSSRSGISFTEKGKKLFTELQNKLSKGIDVPKSELTLGTYNIAVLVRNSANAIGSGMEQRDTAIMCGATGATTLIFSNDKLTLPHGEENISETMPQLHDKLISQLEPKDNDVIIVGCGKNKDLAEIGAKMAAIKLLKNNN, via the coding sequence TTGATACTACTTGAGATAATCGAAAAAATTACGCAAAAAATTGCGCCTGGACCTTCTCCATCATTTAATGAAGCTCACATAGTTAAAGTGCTAGAAATAATTAATGACGAAAAAAATGTAGGAAGGATAAAATTATCCAAAGAATTGGGACTCGGAGAAGGAGCAACACGAACATTACTAAAGCGCTTAAAAAATGAAGGACTCACCCAAAGTTCACGAAGCGGAATCTCCTTTACAGAAAAAGGAAAAAAATTGTTTACTGAACTGCAAAACAAACTCAGCAAAGGCATAGATGTGCCCAAAAGCGAGTTAACGCTTGGCACATACAATATTGCAGTCCTAGTAAGGAATTCAGCTAACGCAATAGGAAGTGGCATGGAACAAAGAGACACCGCAATAATGTGTGGTGCAACAGGAGCAACTACACTAATTTTTTCTAATGATAAACTTACATTGCCCCATGGAGAGGAAAACATTTCGGAAACCATGCCCCAATTGCATGACAAGTTAATTAGTCAACTTGAACCAAAAGACAATGACGTAATCATTGTTGGCTGTGGGAAAAATAAAGATCTAGCAGAGATTGGGGCAAAAATGGCTGCAATCAAACTGCTCAAAAACAATAATTGA
- a CDS encoding adenylate kinase family protein: protein MRNVILVTGTPGVGKTTVSKLLASKLNAQYVSVTDVVKSKNLVEAVDEQRETLVADTVKVSEEIKNIIDNSKNDLVIEGHYVADVVPDKKINLVFVLRKGPTQLKLILEQRGYPENKVWENLSSEVLDVCLWDSVSVCGPNKVCEIDVTNKPVEDVVEQMLSVIENKETCTIGTVDWLTKLENEGKLSEFMQHF from the coding sequence ATTAGAAATGTAATTTTAGTCACAGGTACTCCAGGGGTCGGAAAAACAACGGTTTCAAAGTTGTTGGCGTCTAAATTAAACGCCCAATACGTGAGTGTAACCGATGTTGTAAAATCAAAAAACCTTGTTGAAGCTGTAGATGAACAAAGAGAAACCTTGGTTGCTGACACAGTAAAAGTTTCAGAAGAAATAAAAAACATCATCGATAACTCAAAGAACGATCTTGTAATTGAAGGTCATTATGTTGCTGACGTTGTGCCCGACAAAAAAATTAATTTAGTTTTTGTGCTCCGAAAAGGCCCCACTCAACTAAAGCTGATACTTGAACAAAGAGGGTATCCTGAAAACAAAGTTTGGGAAAACTTGTCCTCAGAAGTTTTAGATGTTTGTTTATGGGACTCAGTTTCTGTTTGTGGACCAAACAAAGTCTGTGAAATCGATGTTACAAACAAACCCGTTGAAGATGTAGTTGAACAGATGCTTTCGGTAATAGAAAACAAAGAAACCTGTACGATTGGAACTGTTGACTGGTTAACGAAACTAGAAAATGAAGGAAAACTCAGCGAGTTTATGCAGCATTTTTAG